A window from Oreochromis aureus strain Israel breed Guangdong linkage group 16, ZZ_aureus, whole genome shotgun sequence encodes these proteins:
- the serp2 gene encoding stress-associated endoplasmic reticulum protein 2 has protein sequence MVAKQRIRMANEKHSKNITQRGNVAKTLRPQEEKYPVGPWLLALFVFVVCGSAIFQIIQSIRMGM, from the exons ATGGTGGCCAAACAGAGGATCCGCATGGCCAACGAGAAGCACAGCAAGAACATCACTCAGAGAGGAAACGTAGCCAAGACGCTG CGGCCACAAGAAGAGAAGTATCCTGTGGGTCCCTGGCTGCTCGCTCTCTTTGTATTTGTTGTGTGTGGATCAG CCATATTTCAGATCATCCAGAGCATCCGTATGGGGATGTGA
- the LOC116311998 gene encoding TSC22 domain family protein 1-like: MNSMNAPCYTMAMDLGVCQLRNFSISFLSSLLSAESSHVQLDNSSSGASVVAIDNKIEQAMDLVKSHLMYAVREEVEVLKEQIKELIERNSQLEQENTLLKTLASPEQMAQFQAQVQTGSPPTPQTAATPGPTSATTLSQPATHSSGPSA; the protein is encoded by the exons ATGAACAGCATGAATGCTCCGTGCTACACCATGGCTATGGATCTAGGCGTGTGCCAGCTGAGGAATTTTTCCATATCGTTCCTGTCGTCGCTGCTGAGCGCGGAGAGCTCGCACGTCCAGCTCGATAATAG TTCATCCGGAGCCAGCGTCGTGGCCATAGACAACAAGATAGAGCAAGCGAtg GACCTGGTGAAGAGTCACCTGATGTATGCCGTGCGTGAGGAAGTGGAGGTGCTGAAGGAGCAGATCAAGGAGCTGATCGAGCGCAACTCccagctggagcaggagaaCACGCTACTGAAGACGCTGGCAAGCCCCGAACAGATGGCCCAGTTCCAGGCCCAGGTTCAGACCGGCTCGCCACCTACCCCTCAAACGGCCGCCACGCCGGGACCCACAAGCGCCACCACCCTCTCCCAGCCCGCCACACACAGCTCCGGCCCCTCGGCGTAG